From Amblyraja radiata isolate CabotCenter1 chromosome 21, sAmbRad1.1.pri, whole genome shotgun sequence, a single genomic window includes:
- the LOC116985121 gene encoding troponin I, slow skeletal muscle-like, which yields MSEGNNEQKRGKVPIARKIHLKSLMLANAAKKLEKEKNERDIERNRVLKDTVPQLNTSSLSVQELQNMCKQFQQTIDGVDAERYDVEAKVSKNRNEIESLTQKVLDLKGKFKRPTLRRVRVSADEMLGALAETTYKTSLDLRSNLKSVKKEDEKEHKQAEVHDWRKNVEAMSGMEGRKKKFDSGAPPQ from the exons ATGTCAGAGGGAAA CAATGAACAG AAAAGGGGCAAAGTTCCGATTGCACGTAAAATCCACCTTAAG AGTTTGATGCTTGCAAATGCAGCGAAGAAACTGGAAAAAGAAAAGAATGAAAGAGATATCGAAAGGAATCGAGTGCTAAAGGATACTGTACCACAACTTAACACGTCGAGCCTTTCGGTTCAAGAACTGCAA AACATGTGCAAACAATTCCAACAGACGATCGACGGTGTTGACGCGGAACGCTATGACGTTGAAGCTAAAGTGTCCAAAAACAGGAACGAG ATCGAGAGCTTAACTCAGAAAGTTTTAGATCTGAAAGGCAAGTTCAAACGTCCCACCCTCCGTCGGGTCAGGGTATCTGCAGATGAAATGCTGGGCGCTCTGGCAGAGACCACCTACAAAACCTCGTTGGATTTGAGGTCAAATCTAAAATCAGTGAAAAAAGAGGACGAGAAG GAACACAAACAGGCTGAAGTCCATGATTGGAGGAAGAACGTAGAAGCTATGTCTGGCATGGAAGGAAGAAAGAAGAAATTTGACTCCGGTGCTCCACCTCAGTAA